A genomic region of Thermodesulfobacteriota bacterium contains the following coding sequences:
- a CDS encoding efflux RND transporter periplasmic adaptor subunit, translating into MTSTPASTRPPTPPATRRRTLLPWLATLVLVGLTAGVAVYGITRETPPPPEIQQRLANVEVRTVEPALYREALILSARLEADRVAAVSPEFAGRLARWRVPEGAELAAGQVVAELDTEALDAGLAEVRARRSSAEKAVEQARLGLEAAGVAVEHAKKEAQVRELALRGARAARDLARTEAARAENLVAQQVLDRARLDVARNALTQAEVGAEQAQEAVAAAALGVQAAEVGLEEAKARLALARSGVEELAAAAASLEVQRDKTRLLAPISGMLEKHLAEPGETVESGRPLAMLYDLERLRAVVHVPDRFVAFLDVKNPAAREFVERNRAGASQEVRTRVVVPGLPQLTGGEGRGMEAPAEIARIAQAADPDSNTFAVELSVPNPGRALRHGTLVRAEIEYLAFPGAVVVPLAAVQVTDAGPRVFVLRQEEGRTFAEARDVVPGSIREDAVHLLAGLTGGERLVVSGWKGLVSGTEVNVVVEDGVFRAAGAAPAAREAGP; encoded by the coding sequence GCACCCGTCCTCCCACGCCGCCGGCGACCCGCCGCCGCACGCTCCTGCCGTGGCTCGCCACGCTCGTCCTGGTGGGCCTCACGGCTGGAGTCGCGGTGTACGGGATCACCCGGGAGACCCCTCCTCCCCCGGAGATCCAGCAGCGCCTCGCCAACGTGGAGGTGCGCACGGTGGAGCCCGCCCTCTACCGGGAAGCCCTGATCCTCTCGGCCCGCCTGGAGGCGGACCGGGTCGCCGCCGTGAGCCCTGAGTTTGCCGGGCGGCTGGCCCGGTGGCGCGTGCCCGAGGGCGCAGAGTTGGCGGCGGGCCAGGTGGTGGCCGAGCTCGATACCGAGGCCCTCGACGCAGGCCTGGCCGAGGTCCGGGCGCGCCGGAGCTCGGCCGAGAAGGCGGTGGAGCAGGCCCGGCTCGGCCTCGAAGCCGCCGGGGTCGCCGTCGAGCACGCCAAGAAGGAAGCCCAGGTGAGGGAGCTCGCCCTGCGGGGGGCTCGGGCCGCGCGCGATCTGGCCCGGACCGAGGCTGCCCGGGCCGAGAATCTGGTGGCACAGCAGGTGCTCGACCGGGCCCGGCTCGACGTGGCCCGCAACGCCCTGACCCAGGCCGAGGTGGGAGCGGAGCAGGCGCAGGAGGCCGTGGCCGCCGCGGCCCTGGGGGTGCAGGCGGCGGAGGTGGGCTTGGAGGAGGCGAAGGCCCGCCTGGCCCTGGCCCGGTCCGGCGTGGAGGAGCTGGCGGCAGCGGCGGCGAGCCTGGAGGTGCAGCGGGACAAGACGCGCCTCCTGGCCCCCATCTCTGGGATGCTGGAGAAGCACCTGGCCGAGCCCGGTGAGACGGTGGAGTCGGGCCGGCCCCTGGCGATGCTCTACGACCTGGAGCGGCTCCGGGCCGTGGTGCACGTGCCCGACCGGTTCGTGGCCTTCCTCGACGTGAAGAACCCCGCGGCCCGGGAGTTCGTGGAGCGCAACCGCGCCGGGGCCTCCCAGGAGGTGCGCACCCGGGTGGTGGTGCCGGGGCTGCCCCAGCTCACCGGAGGGGAGGGCAGGGGGATGGAGGCGCCGGCAGAGATCGCGCGCATCGCCCAGGCTGCGGACCCCGACAGCAACACCTTCGCGGTGGAGCTCTCGGTGCCCAACCCCGGGCGGGCGCTGCGCCACGGCACGCTGGTGCGGGCGGAGATCGAGTACCTGGCCTTCCCCGGCGCGGTGGTGGTGCCCCTGGCCGCCGTGCAGGTCACCGACGCCGGACCCCGGGTCTTCGTGCTGCGGCAGGAGGAGGGGCGCACCTTCGCCGAAGCCCGGGACGTGGTGCCCGGCTCCATCCGGGAGGACGCGGTGCACCTGCTCGCGGGGCTGACGGGCGGGGAGCGCCTGGTGGTGTCGGGGTGGAAGGGGCTGGTGTCGGGCACCGAGGTGAACGTGGTGGTGGAGGACGGGGTCTTCCGCGCGGCGGGTGCCGCGCCCGCGGCCCGAGAGGCGGGGCCGTGA
- a CDS encoding efflux RND transporter permease subunit: MTLTRFSIRHFMAVLVLCVGIALFGSLAYRSMPRENFPDVEIPVVTVTTVLEGANPEDVEIALTIPLETELDGVEGLKEMRSVSAEGASTITLEFELGVKIETALGRVRDAVDKAKADLPGEADEPIVKEFSFAGDVPVMVLNLVAPDHVALSELKDLAEEIENELKRIASVLDVKVRGGRDRQILVEVDPERLRHYRLTLAQVQGVLTGTNRNVSAGVAEGAATRIVMRLPGEFQNPAEIFNLVLGRSPGGTPVHMRDVALVRQSFADETSRARFYDFTAADGETSRDAHVEPRKSVSLEIMKKSGANILDMTEAVRDVLARFPLPQDVEVVTGLDMSKDVKMMLSDLENGIGTSLLLVLLVILVGLGARNAVLVAWAIPFSMLLSVLTLHVLGITLNMIVLYSLILALGMLVDNAIVIVENIYRHLCMGSSRARAALDGTAEVAWPVIASTATTVGAFLPMVFWPGIMGEFMGYLPKTVIIVLTSSLFVALVINPTLAALFLKRPAGAEATIDPESRRPTYPLAVWYGRMLDFLLDRPGWTLSTAFAVLVFVFTLYGEFGRGTEFFPTLDPNFVIGSIKPPDGVALEESDRLSRSLEDRIFGRPGSGYDRPVANLKHATVTVGLEEGGGGFGEEGLGPIKIRIEFVDRDYRTESTNLSLAEIRDRIDGLDREGRRVTHPLYGAEFDVVKPQEGPPTGKAVSVDVFGEDLNRMTAVIQDMKALMAETEGVAKPTDDAVTAQPTLEWSVDRDRAGMLGLFQPGVGAALQMAVGGLRTGTVGHGDDEQDILVRLPERFRLDTRRLENVAIPTELGGAVPIASVARAELVPGPVTIRHLDRKRVLNAGAEVQPWVRADADVRAAFQEKVRAYPFPPGMTYRFGGAAEEEQESTEFLQQAFLIALFLIAMVLVVQFNSLLVPGIILCSVLLSFIGVFTGLLVFGMPFGIIMSGIGVISLAGVVVNNAIILLDAIRQLQSQGKSAREAVVTAGMIRLRPVLLTAITTILGLLPMALKLNIDFWNLTYQYNTESSQWWQSMAVAIIFGLALSTVLTLGVVPTLYLSYAKTRRWIFRKLGWESLDEEIDALGLRKEMAAP, from the coding sequence GTGACCCTCACCCGGTTCTCCATCCGCCACTTCATGGCGGTGCTGGTGCTGTGCGTGGGAATCGCGCTCTTCGGGTCGCTGGCCTACCGGAGCATGCCCCGGGAGAACTTCCCCGACGTGGAGATCCCCGTGGTGACCGTGACCACGGTGCTGGAGGGGGCCAACCCCGAGGACGTGGAGATCGCGCTCACCATCCCCCTGGAGACCGAGCTCGACGGGGTGGAGGGCCTCAAGGAGATGCGCAGCGTGAGCGCCGAGGGGGCCTCCACCATCACCCTGGAGTTCGAGCTCGGGGTGAAGATCGAGACCGCCCTGGGGCGGGTGCGCGACGCGGTGGACAAGGCCAAGGCCGATCTGCCCGGGGAGGCCGACGAGCCCATCGTGAAGGAGTTCTCCTTCGCCGGAGACGTGCCGGTGATGGTGCTCAACCTCGTGGCCCCGGACCACGTGGCGCTCTCGGAGCTCAAGGACCTGGCCGAGGAGATCGAGAACGAGCTCAAGCGCATCGCCTCGGTGCTCGACGTGAAGGTGCGGGGGGGCCGCGACCGCCAGATCCTGGTGGAGGTGGACCCGGAGCGCCTGCGCCACTACCGCCTCACCCTGGCCCAGGTCCAGGGGGTGCTCACCGGCACCAACCGCAATGTCTCCGCCGGTGTAGCCGAGGGGGCCGCCACCCGCATCGTGATGCGCCTGCCGGGGGAGTTCCAAAACCCCGCCGAGATCTTCAACCTGGTGCTGGGACGAAGCCCGGGCGGCACCCCCGTCCACATGCGCGACGTGGCCCTGGTGCGCCAGAGCTTCGCCGACGAGACGTCCCGGGCGCGGTTCTACGATTTCACCGCCGCCGACGGGGAGACCTCCCGGGACGCCCACGTGGAGCCCAGGAAATCGGTGAGCCTCGAGATCATGAAGAAGAGCGGGGCCAACATCCTCGACATGACCGAGGCGGTGCGCGACGTGCTCGCCCGCTTCCCCCTGCCCCAGGACGTGGAGGTGGTGACCGGGCTCGACATGTCCAAGGACGTGAAGATGATGCTCTCCGACCTGGAGAACGGCATCGGCACGTCGCTGCTCCTGGTGCTCCTGGTCATCCTGGTTGGGCTGGGGGCCCGAAACGCGGTGCTGGTGGCCTGGGCCATCCCGTTCTCCATGCTGCTGTCGGTGCTGACGCTCCACGTACTGGGCATCACGCTCAACATGATCGTGCTCTACTCCCTCATCCTTGCGCTGGGGATGCTGGTGGACAACGCGATCGTGATCGTGGAGAACATCTACCGGCACCTGTGCATGGGGTCGAGCCGGGCCCGGGCGGCGCTGGACGGCACCGCCGAGGTGGCCTGGCCGGTGATCGCCTCCACCGCCACCACGGTGGGCGCCTTCCTCCCCATGGTCTTCTGGCCCGGGATCATGGGAGAGTTCATGGGCTACCTGCCCAAGACCGTGATCATCGTGCTCACGAGCTCGCTGTTTGTGGCGCTCGTCATCAACCCCACCCTGGCGGCCCTCTTCCTCAAGCGCCCCGCAGGCGCCGAGGCCACCATCGACCCCGAGTCGCGCCGGCCCACCTACCCGCTGGCAGTGTGGTACGGGAGGATGCTCGACTTCCTCCTGGACCGTCCGGGCTGGACGCTCAGCACCGCCTTCGCGGTGTTGGTGTTCGTCTTCACCCTCTATGGGGAGTTCGGGCGGGGCACGGAGTTCTTTCCCACCCTGGACCCGAACTTCGTCATCGGGAGCATCAAGCCCCCCGACGGGGTCGCGCTGGAGGAGTCGGACCGGCTGAGCCGCAGCCTGGAGGACCGGATCTTCGGCCGGCCGGGGAGCGGCTACGACCGACCCGTGGCGAACCTCAAGCACGCCACGGTGACCGTGGGCCTGGAGGAGGGGGGCGGCGGCTTCGGGGAGGAGGGCCTGGGGCCCATCAAGATTCGCATCGAGTTCGTGGACCGGGACTACCGCACCGAGAGCACGAACCTCTCCCTGGCGGAAATTCGCGACCGGATCGACGGCCTGGACCGGGAGGGCCGGCGGGTGACCCACCCCCTGTACGGGGCCGAGTTCGACGTGGTGAAGCCCCAGGAGGGGCCCCCCACGGGCAAGGCGGTCTCGGTGGACGTGTTCGGGGAAGACCTCAACCGCATGACCGCGGTCATCCAGGACATGAAGGCCCTCATGGCCGAGACCGAGGGGGTGGCCAAGCCCACCGACGACGCCGTGACCGCCCAGCCCACCCTGGAGTGGAGCGTGGACCGGGACCGGGCGGGGATGCTCGGCCTCTTCCAGCCCGGGGTGGGGGCCGCCCTCCAGATGGCGGTGGGGGGCCTGCGCACCGGCACGGTGGGCCACGGCGACGACGAGCAGGACATCCTGGTGCGGCTGCCCGAGCGGTTCCGGCTCGACACCCGCCGGCTCGAGAACGTGGCGATCCCCACGGAGCTCGGGGGGGCGGTGCCCATCGCCTCGGTGGCCCGGGCGGAGCTCGTCCCCGGGCCGGTGACCATCCGCCACCTGGACCGCAAGCGGGTGCTCAACGCCGGGGCCGAGGTGCAGCCCTGGGTGCGGGCCGACGCCGACGTGCGCGCGGCCTTTCAGGAGAAGGTGCGCGCCTACCCCTTCCCGCCGGGCATGACCTACCGGTTCGGGGGGGCGGCGGAGGAGGAGCAGGAGTCCACCGAGTTCCTCCAGCAGGCCTTCCTCATCGCGCTCTTCCTCATCGCCATGGTGCTCGTGGTGCAGTTCAACTCGCTGCTCGTGCCGGGGATCATCCTGTGCTCGGTGCTCCTGTCCTTCATCGGGGTCTTCACGGGGCTCCTGGTCTTTGGCATGCCGTTCGGCATCATCATGAGCGGCATCGGGGTCATCTCGCTTGCCGGGGTGGTGGTGAACAACGCCATCATCCTCCTCGACGCCATCCGCCAGCTCCAGTCCCAGGGCAAGAGCGCCCGGGAGGCCGTGGTGACGGCGGGCATGATCCGCCTGCGGCCCGTGCTGCTCACCGCCATCACCACGATCCTCGGGCTCCTGCCCATGGCGCTCAAGCTCAACATCGACTTCTGGAACCTCACCTACCAGTACAACACCGAGTCGTCCCAGTGGTGGCAGTCCATGGCGGTGGCCATCATCTTCGGCCTGGCCCTCTCCACGGTGCTGACCCTGGGGGTGGTGCCCACCCTCTACCTGAGCTACGCGAAGACCCGCCGCTGGATCTTCCGCAAGCTCGGCTGGGAGAGCCTGGACGAGGAGATCGACGCCCTGGGCCTGCGCAAGGAGATGGCGGCGCCGTGA
- a CDS encoding YaiI/YqxD family protein, which translates to MLEIYLDADGCPVKDETYRVAQRYGLAVYVVASRPLGVPNDPRIRAVAAGGRFDAADDWIAERVGEDDIAVTADIPLAARCLEKGAWVLSPRGQDFTEETIGDALASRALMDQLRQMGMASGGPAPMGKADRSRYLSRLDEVIQAIKRNQKG; encoded by the coding sequence GTGCTCGAGATCTACCTGGATGCCGACGGGTGTCCCGTGAAGGACGAGACCTACCGGGTGGCCCAGCGCTACGGGCTCGCGGTGTACGTGGTGGCTTCGCGCCCCCTGGGGGTGCCCAACGACCCGCGGATTCGAGCGGTGGCGGCGGGGGGGCGCTTCGACGCGGCGGACGACTGGATCGCCGAGAGGGTGGGGGAGGACGACATCGCGGTGACCGCCGACATCCCCCTGGCCGCCCGGTGCCTGGAGAAGGGGGCGTGGGTGCTCTCCCCCCGGGGGCAGGACTTCACCGAGGAGACCATCGGCGACGCCCTGGCGAGCCGCGCCCTGATGGACCAGCTGCGCCAGATGGGAATGGCTTCCGGGGGGCCGGCGCCCATGGGGAAGGCGGACCGCTCCCGCTACCTCTCCCGCCTGGACGAGGTGATCCAGGCGATCAAGAGGAATCAGAAGGGGTGA
- a CDS encoding DMT family transporter, producing MTRQARATAYALATVLLWSTVASAFKLSLRHLDPPQLLLYASAASALALAGILAVQGRLGVLLTYTRAQYLRSLLLGLLNPFLYYLVLFQAYDRLPAQEAQALNYTWAITLALLSVPLLGQRMRRADVAGGLVSYAGVVVIATRGDLLGLRFSDPFGVALALGSTVLWSLYWIANTSLVFLRTHVGEAILPSTLAGLALIVAGLAVQQVFTSRPSAPRSGPPSA from the coding sequence GTGACCCGCCAGGCCCGGGCCACCGCCTACGCCCTGGCCACCGTGCTCCTATGGTCCACGGTGGCCTCGGCGTTCAAGCTCTCGCTGCGCCACCTGGACCCGCCGCAACTCCTCCTCTATGCGAGCGCCGCCTCGGCCCTGGCCCTGGCGGGGATCCTGGCCGTCCAGGGGCGCCTGGGGGTGCTGCTGACCTACACGCGGGCCCAGTACCTGCGCTCCCTCCTCCTGGGTCTCCTCAACCCGTTCCTCTACTACCTCGTGCTCTTCCAGGCCTACGACCGGCTGCCGGCCCAGGAGGCCCAGGCACTCAACTACACCTGGGCCATCACCCTGGCGCTGCTCTCGGTGCCGCTCCTGGGGCAGAGGATGCGGCGGGCGGACGTGGCGGGGGGGCTCGTAAGCTACGCGGGTGTGGTGGTCATCGCCACCCGTGGGGACCTCCTGGGCCTGCGGTTCTCCGATCCCTTCGGCGTGGCGCTCGCCCTGGGGAGCACGGTGCTCTGGTCCCTCTACTGGATCGCCAACACTTCCCTGGTGTTCCTGCGCACCCACGTGGGCGAGGCGATCCTCCCCTCCACCCTCGCCGGCCTCGCCCTGATCGTGGCGGGGCTGGCAGTGCAGCAGGTCTTCACTTCTCGCCCTTCTGCCCCACGAAGTGGTCCTCCTTCCGCCTGA
- a CDS encoding sigma-54 dependent transcriptional regulator, with the protein MPTILVAEDHAALRDALAIALGARGHRVVTAPRGDIAIKALETQAFDLVVTDLKLPEASGLEVLEAARATQPRAPVLLMTAHGTLEAVVQALRLGAQDFIEKPFDIEEMEARIEKALEQGSLAAAVQDLRATLLAPYRPENIIGESPGMQRALDVVRKVAPVRTSVLITGETGTGKELVAGALHALSPRAEAEFVAVNCAAIPDSLLESELFGHERGAFTGAAKRRLGRFERAHRGTLFLDEIGDMTLATQAKILRVLQDGRLERLGGEEPLAVDVRVVAATHRDLAEEVRAGRFRDDLYYRLNVVSVHLPPLRERGDDVLLLARHFAGQLCGELKRPPLQFAAEALEALRRHGWPGNIRELRNAVERAVLLAEGPAVTAEDLRLEPSPQVSPTGRAEDFEGEAFRFRFPPEGMSLKDAERDLILAALRRCGWVQKDAARLLNITKRAIHYKIEQHGLTHPAWAKNRPRGEALE; encoded by the coding sequence ATGCCCACCATCCTCGTAGCCGAGGACCACGCCGCCCTGCGCGACGCCCTCGCCATCGCCCTGGGAGCCCGGGGGCACCGGGTCGTCACGGCCCCCCGGGGCGACATCGCGATCAAGGCCCTGGAGACCCAGGCCTTCGACCTGGTGGTCACCGATCTCAAACTCCCCGAGGCGAGCGGCCTGGAGGTGCTGGAGGCCGCCCGCGCCACCCAGCCCCGGGCCCCCGTGCTGCTCATGACGGCCCACGGCACCCTGGAGGCCGTGGTGCAGGCCCTGCGTCTGGGCGCCCAGGATTTCATCGAGAAGCCCTTCGACATCGAGGAGATGGAGGCCCGCATCGAGAAGGCCCTGGAGCAGGGCAGCCTGGCGGCCGCGGTCCAGGACCTGCGGGCGACCCTGCTCGCCCCCTACCGCCCCGAGAACATCATCGGGGAGAGCCCGGGCATGCAGCGGGCCCTGGACGTGGTGCGCAAGGTGGCGCCGGTGCGCACGAGCGTGCTCATCACCGGGGAGACCGGCACCGGCAAGGAACTCGTGGCCGGGGCGCTGCACGCCCTGTCGCCCCGGGCGGAGGCCGAGTTCGTGGCGGTCAACTGCGCCGCCATCCCCGACAGCCTCCTGGAGAGCGAGCTCTTCGGCCACGAGCGGGGCGCCTTCACGGGCGCGGCGAAGCGCCGGCTCGGCCGGTTCGAGAGAGCCCACCGGGGGACCCTCTTCCTGGACGAGATCGGCGACATGACGCTCGCCACCCAGGCCAAGATCCTGCGGGTGCTCCAGGACGGCCGCCTGGAGCGGCTGGGAGGAGAGGAGCCCCTGGCGGTGGACGTGCGGGTCGTGGCCGCCACCCACCGGGACCTCGCCGAGGAGGTGCGCGCCGGGCGGTTTCGCGACGACCTCTACTACCGCCTCAACGTGGTGTCGGTCCACCTGCCGCCCCTGCGGGAGCGGGGCGACGACGTGCTGCTCCTGGCCCGGCACTTCGCCGGCCAGCTCTGCGGCGAGCTCAAGCGCCCTCCCCTCCAGTTCGCCGCCGAAGCCCTGGAGGCGCTTCGCCGCCACGGGTGGCCGGGCAACATCCGGGAGCTGCGAAACGCCGTGGAGCGCGCGGTGCTCCTGGCGGAGGGTCCGGCAGTCACCGCAGAGGACCTGCGCCTGGAGCCCTCCCCCCAGGTCTCCCCGACGGGGAGGGCGGAGGACTTCGAGGGGGAGGCCTTCCGATTCCGGTTTCCCCCGGAGGGGATGTCCCTCAAGGACGCCGAGCGCGACCTCATCCTGGCGGCCCTGCGGCGGTGCGGGTGGGTCCAGAAGGACGCCGCCCGCCTCCTCAACATCACCAAGCGCGCCATCCACTACAAGATCGAGCAGCACGGCCTCACCCACCCCGCCTGGGCGAAGAACCGCCCCAGGGGGGAGGCGCTGGAATAG
- a CDS encoding ATP-binding protein encodes MTGLSARVLASMRCGVVTVDAAGRVTSVNALAGEWLGVSPPAALGRDCREAFAHCPALAHLLLDALGRKTLPDRAELELSFEGSRRTLIGFSLSRIAGDGGETLGSAIFFKDLTLVEEERERQALRNRLTSLGEVAAQLAHEIRNRLGGIRLFLGLAKRRLAEDPEGQAYLERAEAEVLEANAKMGEILDFVRPLRLEQAPALAVDLCREALEATLARFPDARPRVTWDVAPGLPPVRVDAGRVRDALANLFANAVEATCPGGTLRIRLTTEDAPVLVASPLDTEVPGLRGFGENRGSRVRIEIADDGPGMAPEVLRRIFHPFFTTKEHGSGLGVPSAQKILDAHAGSLDAHSTPGGGATFVVRLPAAGAEE; translated from the coding sequence ATGACCGGCCTCTCCGCCCGGGTGCTCGCCTCCATGCGCTGCGGCGTGGTCACGGTGGACGCCGCCGGGCGGGTCACCTCGGTCAACGCCCTGGCGGGGGAGTGGCTCGGGGTGTCCCCCCCGGCCGCCCTGGGGCGCGACTGCCGGGAGGCCTTCGCCCACTGCCCGGCCCTGGCGCACCTGCTCCTCGACGCCCTCGGGCGCAAGACCCTGCCCGACCGGGCGGAGCTGGAGCTCTCCTTCGAGGGCTCTCGGCGCACCCTCATCGGCTTCAGCCTGTCGCGCATCGCCGGGGACGGGGGGGAGACCCTGGGGAGCGCCATCTTCTTCAAGGACCTCACGCTGGTCGAGGAGGAGCGGGAGCGCCAGGCCCTTCGCAACCGCCTCACGAGCCTGGGAGAGGTGGCGGCCCAGCTCGCCCACGAGATCCGCAACCGGCTCGGGGGCATCCGGCTCTTTCTCGGGCTCGCCAAGCGCCGGCTCGCCGAGGACCCCGAGGGCCAGGCCTACCTGGAACGGGCCGAGGCAGAGGTGCTGGAGGCCAATGCCAAGATGGGGGAGATCCTCGACTTCGTGCGGCCCCTGCGGCTCGAGCAGGCCCCGGCGCTTGCCGTGGACCTGTGCCGGGAGGCCCTCGAGGCCACCCTGGCACGGTTCCCGGACGCCCGGCCCAGGGTGACCTGGGACGTGGCGCCCGGCCTGCCGCCGGTCCGGGTCGACGCCGGGCGGGTGCGCGACGCCCTGGCGAACCTCTTCGCCAACGCGGTGGAGGCCACGTGCCCGGGAGGAACCCTGCGGATTCGCCTGACCACCGAGGATGCGCCGGTGCTGGTGGCCTCGCCGCTGGACACCGAAGTGCCGGGCCTGCGCGGGTTCGGCGAGAACCGGGGCTCCCGGGTGCGCATCGAGATCGCCGACGACGGCCCCGGCATGGCGCCGGAGGTGCTCCGGCGCATCTTCCACCCCTTCTTCACCACCAAGGAGCACGGCTCGGGACTGGGGGTCCCCTCTGCCCAGAAGATCCTCGACGCCCACGCCGGCTCCCTCGACGCCCACTCGACGCCCGGGGGGGGCGCCACCTTCGTGGTGCGCCTTCCCGCGGCCGGCGCGGAGGAGTGA
- a CDS encoding CoA pyrophosphatase — MAHLNQVLDRIRRRLGARERRVLPLDGFLPAAVAVPLMPTADGLSVLLTVRTTHVEQHKGEISFPGGRIDPDDADALSAALRELWEEVGVRPEDVEVLGPLDDFVSVTGYRVTPHVICLPREDYPFVPQPREVAEILLVPLDHLLDRAYYHAVKPSGSPYYIHHFSWGPYVVWGLTAAILKRLLDLAFAFSESP, encoded by the coding sequence GTGGCGCACCTGAACCAGGTCCTGGACCGCATCCGGCGCCGCCTGGGGGCGCGGGAGCGCCGCGTCCTCCCCCTCGACGGCTTTCTCCCCGCCGCCGTCGCCGTTCCCCTCATGCCCACGGCCGACGGGCTCTCGGTGCTCCTGACCGTGCGCACCACCCACGTGGAGCAGCACAAGGGGGAGATCTCGTTCCCGGGGGGGCGGATCGACCCGGACGACGCCGACGCCCTCTCGGCAGCGCTGCGCGAACTCTGGGAAGAGGTGGGGGTGCGACCCGAAGACGTGGAGGTGCTGGGCCCCCTGGACGACTTCGTCTCCGTGACCGGCTACCGGGTGACCCCCCACGTGATCTGCCTGCCCCGGGAGGACTACCCCTTCGTGCCCCAACCCCGTGAGGTGGCGGAAATCCTCCTGGTGCCGCTGGACCACCTCCTGGACCGGGCCTACTACCACGCGGTCAAGCCCTCGGGCAGCCCCTATTACATCCACCACTTCAGCTGGGGGCCCTACGTGGTGTGGGGGCTCACGGCGGCGATCTTGAAGCGCCTGCTCGACCTGGCCTTCGCGTTCAGCGAGTCCCCATGA